The following coding sequences lie in one Aythya fuligula isolate bAytFul2 chromosome 17, bAytFul2.pri, whole genome shotgun sequence genomic window:
- the SNRPD3 gene encoding small nuclear ribonucleoprotein Sm D3, producing the protein MSIGVPIKVLHEAEGHIVTCETNTGEVYRGKLIEAEDNMNCQMSNITVTYRDGRVAQLEQVYIRGSKIRFLILPDMLKNAPMLKSMKNKNQGSGAGRGKAAILKAQVAARGRGRGMGRGNIFQKRR; encoded by the exons ATGTCGATCGGAGTGCCCATCAAGGTGCTGCACGAGGCTGAAGGCCACATCGTGACCTGCGAGACCAACACGGGGGAAGTGTACCGAGGGAAGCTCATTGAAGCCGAGGACAACATGAATTGTCAG ATGTCCAACATAACAGTGACGTACAGAGATGGGCGAGTGGCACAGCTTGAGCAGGTGTACATCAGAGGCAGCAAGATACGGTTTCTAATTTTACCGGATATGTTGAAGAATGCTCCTATGCTGAAGAGCATGAAGAATAAAAACCAGGGTTCTGGAGCTGGGCGAGGAAAAGCAGCTATTCTCAAAGCTCAGG tggCTGCAAGAGGAAGAGGTCGTGGTATGGGCCGTGGCAACATCTTCCAGAAACGAAGATAA